The window GAGGCCACAGGCGACCCGGAATCTCTCGCCGGTCGTCTCTCCATCAAGGATATGGGCGCACGTGTCGGCCGCGATGCAGCCCCAAAGACGAAAAAGACCAGTGCCATGCCCAACGTCGAGCGAGGAGATGTACAGGAAGGTGCTGATATTCTCCAACACttgaaggacaagaagaagaagggcaagaccGAGACCCGCGGCGGTGGTATTCTCGCGAGCACCGACATGATCGAGGGTATCATCTACCGACCACGAACACAGCCAACACGGGACGCATTCAACCTCATCCTGACGATTGTGGCCGAGCACTTGGGTGATCTACCCCACGACACAGTGCGCAGCGCGGCTGATGCCGTACTGGAGTTCCTCAAGGATGATGACCTCAAGGATtttgacaagaagaaggaaattgATGGGATATTGGGCGAGTCTATGGATCCAAAGAAGTTCAATGAGCTGGTAAATCTTGGAAAGAAGATCACAGATTACGATGCgcaggacgacgaggatgaggaaatGGGCGATGCCAGACCAGATGCCGATGATGAAATTGATGGCCGCCAAGGTGTTGCGGTCAACTTTGAAAacgacgaagatgaggatggcatGGTAGATGTAGTACGGGACGAGTCTTCTtctgaggacgaggaagaggatatTGACGATGAGGATCGGCCAGAGCTTCaggaggttgccgagggtggggaggctggGATTGAtcgggatgaggaggaggtagggtTGGTTGATGGCGAGACTATGGTTATCGATGCCGCGCCAAACGGGAAGGACAAGTCCGAGGAGAAGAACTTTGTGCCGGCCCGGAATATTGATGCATATTGGTTACAACGGCAAATTGGTCGCCTTTACCCAGATGCCCATGTTCAGCACGACAAGACCTCCCTGGCGCTCAAGATCCTTTCAGGAGAGCCGGATGAGCcaggtggagaggagaagcAACTTCGCGACATTGAAAATGACCTCATGGAGCTCTTTGACTACGAGCACCATGAGATTGTGCAAAAGCTGATCGAGAACCGGGAAAAGGTTGTGTGGCTTACACGGCTGGCCAGGGCAGAGGACCAGAAGGAACGAGACACAATCGAAAGAGAAATGGCTTCAGAAGGGCTGCGGTGGATTCTGGACGAACTTCATGGCAAGTCCAAGGATGAccaaaagaagccaaagatggaAATCAAGATGGACATCGACTCTGGTGCCTTTGCCGACGGGAAAGCCCCAAAGCAGGAAAAGCCTGATGGTCAGTTGGTCGGCGGTCTTCAACCCAAGAAACTGATCAACCTGGAAAATCTCGTGTTCGACCAAGGCAATCATCTCAACACCAATCCTAAGGTCAGGCTACCGGAAGGTACCACAAAAAGAACCTTCAAGGGCTACGAAGAAATTCATGTGCCTCCACCCAAGAAGCGTAACGATCCTAGCGATGTGAACATCCCTATTTCGGAGATGCCAGAGTGGGCTCAACCTCCTTTCAGTACAACCAAGTCTCTCAACAAGATTCAGTCAAAGTGCTTCCCTACTGCGTTTCATGACGACGGCAACATGCTGGTCTGCGCCCCGACAGGTTCCGGCAAGACCAACGTGTCTATGCTCACCATTCTCAGAGAGATTGGCAAGAACAGGAACGAGAGGGGTGAGATTGACCTCGACGCCTTCAAGATTGTCTACATTGCCCCCCTGAAGGCTCTTGTACAGGAGCAGGTCGGCAATTTTGGCAAGCGTCTGGAGCCGTATGGTATCAAGGTTTCGGAATTGACTGGTGACCGGCAGCTCACCAAGCAGCAAATCTCTGAGACCCAGATCATTGTCACGACACCTGAGAAGTGGGATGTCATCACCAGAAAGGCCACTGATATCTCCTACACAAATCTGGTTCGGCTGATCATTATCGACGAAATCCATCTTCTACATGATGATCGTGGCCCGGTTTTGGAGAGCGTTGTGAGCAGGACGATTCGCAAGACCGAGCAAACCGGTGAACCAGTCCGTATTGTTGGTCTCTCTGCTACTTTGCCGAACTACAAAGATGTCGCAAGCTTCCTGCGTGTTGATATGGCCAAGGGCTTGTTCCATTTTGATGGTTCATTCCGTCCCTGCCCGTTGCGCCAAGAATTCATTGGCATCACCGAGAGGAAAGCCATCAAGCAACTCAAGACCATGAACGATATTACCTACACCAAGGTGATCGAGCACGTCGGCACTCACCGCAACCAAATGCTGATTTTCGTTCATTCGAGAAAAGAAACGGCAAAGACGGCCAAGTACATTCGCGACAAGGCTTTGGAGATGGATACCATCAACCAGATTCTCAAGCACGATGCTGGTACTCGTGAGGTGCTTAGTGAAGCAGCGAATGCAGTCAACAATACGGATCTCAAGGACATCTTGCCCTACGGTTTTGGTATCCATCACGCTGGTATGAGCCGAGCTGATCGCACTGATGTGGAGGATCTTTTCTCTAGCGGCCATATTCAGGTGCTTGTCTGCACGGCCACCCTCGCTTGGGGTGTCAACTTGCCTGCTCACACAGTCATTATCAAGGGTACTCAAGTGTATTCTCCAGAAAAGGGTAGCTGGGTTGAATTGAGCCCTCAAGATGTCCTGCAGATGCTTGGTCGTGCCGGTCGCCCACAGTTCGACACATACGGTgaaggcatcatcatcaccactcagGGAGAAATGACGTACTATCTTTCGCTTCTCAACCAGCAGCTGCCTATTGAAAGTCAATTTGCTAGCAAGCTGGTGGACAATCTCAACGCCGAAATCGTCCTGGGCAATGTTCGCAGCCGCGATGAAGGTGTGGAGTGGCTCGGCTACACCTATCTCTTCGTTCGCATGCTCCGGTCGCCCGGTCTCTACAGCGTCGGCACAGAGtacgaggatgatgaggcaTTGGAGCAGAAACGTGTCGATCTAATACACTCGGCCGCTACTGTGCTCAAGAAGTCGAACTTGATCAAATACGATGAAAAGACCGGCAAGCTCCAGTCTACCGAGCTTGGTCGTATCGCCTCTCATTACTACATCACAAACTCGTCCATGGACACCTACAACAAGCTGATCCAGCCGGCGATGAATGATGTGGAGCTCTTCCGTGTCTTTGCACAGAGTGGCGAGTTCAAGTACATTCCGGTTcgtcaagaagaaaagcTTGAACTGGCCAAGCTGCTTGCTCGTGTGCCCATTCCCGTCAAGGAGAGCATCGAGGAGCCAACTGCCAAGATCAATGTTCTGCTTCAGGCCTACATTTCTCGCCTGCGACTGGATGGCCTTGCCCTGATGGCCGACATGGTCTATGTTACTCAGTCTGCTGGCCGCATCCTTCGTGCCATCTTCGAAATCACCCTCAAGAAGGGATGGGCTTCAGTTGCCAAATTGGCTCTGAACCTGTGCAAGATGGCCGAGAAGAGAATGTGGCCGACTATGTCTCCTCTCAGACAGTTCCCCAGCTGCCCAGGCGAAATCGTCAGAAAGGCTGAGCGGATAGAGGTGCCTTTCAGCAGCTATCTGGACCTTGATCCCCCTCGCATGGGCGAGTTGCTCGGCATGCCCAAGGCTGGAAAGACTGTTTGCGCGCTTGTGGCCAAGTTTCCTCGCGTCGAAGTTCAGGCCAACGTCCAGCCCATGACTCGCTCTATGCTCCGGGTCGAGTTGACCATCACGCCCAACTTTGAGTGGGATGTTGACGTTCATGGGTTGTCTGAAAGCTTCTGGATCATGGTAGAAGACTGCGATGGTGAAGACATTCTCTTCCATGACCAGTTCATCCTCCGCAAGGATTATGCCGAGTCTGATGCGAATGAACACATTGTAGAGTTCACAGTGCCCATCACTGAGCCAATGCCGCCCAATTACTTCATCTCGGTGATTTCGGACCGCTGGATGCACTCCGAGACTCGACTGCCAGTATCATTCCAGCAGCTGATCCTGCCAGAGAGGTTCCCACCACACACTGAGCTTCTTGATTTGCAGCCTCTGCCGGTTACTGCCCTGAAGGCCAAGGACTATGCCGCTCTCTACCCTGACTTGACCCAGTTCAACAAGATCCAAACGCAAACATTCAACTCGCTCTACGGCACCGACAACAATGTCCTTGTGGCCGCTCCCACGAGCAGCGGCAAGACCGTCTGTGCCGAGTTTGCCTTGCTTCGCCACTGGAACAAGCAGGAGTCTGGACGCGCAGTGTACATTGCCCCGTTCCAGGAGTTGGTGGACCTGCGCTATCATGATTGGCAGAAGAAGTTTGCCAATCTCAGGGGGGGCAAGGATATTGTCAAGCTGACTGGAGAGACTACTGCTGATCTGAAGCTCCTCGAGCAAGGTGACTTGATTCTGGCGACGCCTCTTCAGTGGGATGTCTTGTCCAGACAATGGAAGCGCAGAAAGAACGTCCAGACTGTGGAGCTCTTCATTGCCGATGAGCTGCACATGCTTGGTGGGCAGATGGGATACATCTACGAGATTATCGTGTCCCGCATGCACTACATCCGCACCCAGACTGAGCTCCCGGTCAGAATCGTTGGTCTCAGTGTTTCCCTTGCCAACGCTCGCGATGTGGGAGAGTGGATTGACGCCAAGAAGCatgatatctacaactttaGCCCTCATGTCAGGCCCGTTCCTCTGGAGCTTCACATTCAGTCATACACCATTCCTCATTTCCCATCCCTGATGCTGGCGATGGCTAAGCCAACATATCTGGCTGTGACTCAGATGTCGCCTGATCAGCCGGCTCTCATTTTTGTGCCCAGCCGCAAGCAAACTAGAGCCACAGCACGGGACATCCTCACTGCCGCATTggcagatgatgatgaggaccgCTTCTTGAACGTTGAGGTTGAGCAGATACAGAAGCTTCTCGAGCGTGTCCAAGAGCCAGCTCTCGCGGAGGCTCTCTCCCACGGCGTTGGCTACTACCACGAAGCTCTTAGCCAGAGTGACAAGCGCATTGTCATGCATCTCTACAAGAATAATGCCATCCAGGTTCTCATCGCCTCTCGCGATGTCTGCTGGGAGCTGGATTGCACTGCCCACCTCGTTACTGTCATGGGCACGCAATACTTCGAGGGCAGAGAGCACCGCTATGTTGACTACCCGCTCAGCGAGGTTCTGCAAATGTTCGGCAAGGCTTCGCAGTCTTCGCGCGACGGCCGTGGTCGCGGTGTGCTGATGGTGCCGGCGGTGAAGAGAGAGTATTACAAAAAATTCCTCAACGAAGCTCTGCCCGTTGAGTCGCATCTTCACAACTTCCTCCAGGATGCGTTTGTGACCGAGATCAGCACGAGGATGATCGAGTCTGGTGAGGATGCTATCAACTGGGCCACATTCACCTACTTTTATCGCCGGCTGCTCGCCAACCCAAGCTACTAC is drawn from Podospora pseudocomata strain CBS 415.72m chromosome 1 map unlocalized CBS415.72m_1, whole genome shotgun sequence and contains these coding sequences:
- the brr2 gene encoding Pre-mRNA-splicing helicase BRR2 (COG:A; EggNog:ENOG503NVEF) encodes the protein MSDYQRDVSQYKYSAMSNLVLQADRRFVTRRTDEATGDPESLAGRLSIKDMGARVGRDAAPKTKKTSAMPNVERGDVQEGADILQHLKDKKKKGKTETRGGGILASTDMIEGIIYRPRTQPTRDAFNLILTIVAEHLGDLPHDTVRSAADAVLEFLKDDDLKDFDKKKEIDGILGESMDPKKFNELVNLGKKITDYDAQDDEDEEMGDARPDADDEIDGRQGVAVNFENDEDEDGMVDVVRDESSSEDEEEDIDDEDRPELQEVAEGGEAGIDRDEEEVGLVDGETMVIDAAPNGKDKSEEKNFVPARNIDAYWLQRQIGRLYPDAHVQHDKTSLALKILSGEPDEPGGEEKQLRDIENDLMELFDYEHHEIVQKLIENREKVVWLTRLARAEDQKERDTIEREMASEGLRWILDELHGKSKDDQKKPKMEIKMDIDSGAFADGKAPKQEKPDGQLVGGLQPKKLINLENLVFDQGNHLNTNPKVRLPEGTTKRTFKGYEEIHVPPPKKRNDPSDVNIPISEMPEWAQPPFSTTKSLNKIQSKCFPTAFHDDGNMLVCAPTGSGKTNVSMLTILREIGKNRNERGEIDLDAFKIVYIAPLKALVQEQVGNFGKRLEPYGIKVSELTGDRQLTKQQISETQIIVTTPEKWDVITRKATDISYTNLVRLIIIDEIHLLHDDRGPVLESVVSRTIRKTEQTGEPVRIVGLSATLPNYKDVASFLRVDMAKGLFHFDGSFRPCPLRQEFIGITERKAIKQLKTMNDITYTKVIEHVGTHRNQMLIFVHSRKETAKTAKYIRDKALEMDTINQILKHDAGTREVLSEAANAVNNTDLKDILPYGFGIHHAGMSRADRTDVEDLFSSGHIQVLVCTATLAWGVNLPAHTVIIKGTQVYSPEKGSWVELSPQDVLQMLGRAGRPQFDTYGEGIIITTQGEMTYYLSLLNQQLPIESQFASKLVDNLNAEIVLGNVRSRDEGVEWLGYTYLFVRMLRSPGLYSVGTEYEDDEALEQKRVDLIHSAATVLKKSNLIKYDEKTGKLQSTELGRIASHYYITNSSMDTYNKLIQPAMNDVELFRVFAQSGEFKYIPVRQEEKLELAKLLARVPIPVKESIEEPTAKINVLLQAYISRLRLDGLALMADMVYVTQSAGRILRAIFEITLKKGWASVAKLALNLCKMAEKRMWPTMSPLRQFPSCPGEIVRKAERIEVPFSSYLDLDPPRMGELLGMPKAGKTVCALVAKFPRVEVQANVQPMTRSMLRVELTITPNFEWDVDVHGLSESFWIMVEDCDGEDILFHDQFILRKDYAESDANEHIVEFTVPITEPMPPNYFISVISDRWMHSETRLPVSFQQLILPERFPPHTELLDLQPLPVTALKAKDYAALYPDLTQFNKIQTQTFNSLYGTDNNVLVAAPTSSGKTVCAEFALLRHWNKQESGRAVYIAPFQELVDLRYHDWQKKFANLRGGKDIVKLTGETTADLKLLEQGDLILATPLQWDVLSRQWKRRKNVQTVELFIADELHMLGGQMGYIYEIIVSRMHYIRTQTELPVRIVGLSVSLANARDVGEWIDAKKHDIYNFSPHVRPVPLELHIQSYTIPHFPSLMLAMAKPTYLAVTQMSPDQPALIFVPSRKQTRATARDILTAALADDDEDRFLNVEVEQIQKLLERVQEPALAEALSHGVGYYHEALSQSDKRIVMHLYKNNAIQVLIASRDVCWELDCTAHLVTVMGTQYFEGREHRYVDYPLSEVLQMFGKASQSSRDGRGRGVLMVPAVKREYYKKFLNEALPVESHLHNFLQDAFVTEISTRMIESGEDAINWATFTYFYRRLLANPSYYSLTDPTHEGLSQYLSDMVEATLKELSESKIVDFDEDEGTVAPQNAAMIAAYYNISYITMQTFLLSLTAKTKLKGILEIVTSATEFESIQIRRHEEAILRRIYDSVPVKMAEPAFDSPHFKAFVLVQAHFSRMNLPIDLAKDQEVILTKIVSLLNAIVDILSSDGRLNAMNAMEMSQMVVQAMWDRDSPLKQIPNFTTETVKVANKYDIQDIFDFMSKMDPDENPDYNSLIKDLGFTQAQLAQAANFTNSKYPEISLEVEVEDKDGIRAGEPAYLKITIEREIDEDEEYDPTVHAPFYPGKKTESWWLVVGEEKTKELLAIKRITVGRKLNVRLEFTVPTAGHHDLKLFFMSDSYMGVDQEPSFSVEVAEGMDVDEEEDDEEDDDE